One Euphorbia lathyris chromosome 1, ddEupLath1.1, whole genome shotgun sequence DNA segment encodes these proteins:
- the LOC136202175 gene encoding UDP-glycosyltransferase 73C25-like, which translates to MGSQLHFVLFPLMAQGHMIPLIDIARLLAQHNSFVTILTTPLNAARFKPILDRATKSGLKIRLFQLQFPSGKPGLPQGCENVDMLPSLDKSHIFLTAACELEQQAFQLFQELNPRPSCIISDMLLPWTINIAKKWAIPRISFIGFSCFCMLCIHNVMVSNVLETITSETECFTVPGLPDTDSIQLTKLQLPLPPPNNQDMEEFNNSMKEAEEKSYGLIINTFEELESAYIKEYKKAKGNKRVWCIGPVSLCNKDMLDKAERGNRTSYNEQECIKWLDSWEKQTVIYVCLGSISNLMTPQMVELGLGLEESNRPFIWVLRGGEKSKEIEKWISESGFEERIKERGMVIKGWAPQVLILSHPAIGGFLTHCGWNSTLEGISAGLPMVTWPLFADQFCNEKVVVQVIKIGVSVVGAQKLGEEEQLEVLVKKEDIVKGINMLMEGGEEKEGRRRRAKQLGEMANRATQEGGSSYIDIQLLIQDIMHQIHQPN; encoded by the coding sequence ATGGGGTCTCAACTTCATTTCGTGCTGTTCCCTTTGATGGCACAGGGCCATATGATTCCCCTTATAGACATTGCTAGACTATTAGCACAACACAACTCATTTGTCACCATACTCaccacacctctcaatgctgcTAGATTCAAACCAATCCTGGATCGAGCCACAAAATCCGGCCTCAAAATTCGACTTTTCCAGCTTCAGTTTCCTTCAGGAAAACCAGGATTGCCTCAAGGATGCGAAAACGTCGACATGCTTCCATCACTAGACAAGAGCCACATCTTTTTGACAGCAGCCTGTGAGCTTGAGCAGCAAGCATTCCAACTCTTTCAAGAGCTAAATCCCCGGCCCAGCTGCATAATTTCCGACATGCTTCTGCCTTGGACTATTAACATAGCCAAGAAATGGGCAATTCCAAGAATTTCTTTCATTGGATTTTCCTGCTTTTGTATGTTATGTATCCACAATGTAATGGTTTCTAATGTTTTAGAGACCATAACTTCTGAAACTGAATGTTTCACAGTTCCTGGATTGCCTGACACTGACAGTATTCAGCTCACAAAACTGCaacttcctcttcctcctcccaataaTCAGGATATGGAAGAGTTCAATAATTCTATGAAGGAAGCAGAAGAGAAGTCATATGGCTTAATTATAAACACATTTGAAGAACTGGAATCAGCATATATCAAAGAATACAAAAAAGCAAAGGGGAACAAAAGGGTTTGGTGTATTGGTCCTGTTTCCTTATGTAATAAAGATATGTTGGACAAAGCTGAAAGAGGTAACAGGACATCATACAATGAACAAGAATGCATCAAATGGCTTGATTCTTGGGAGAAACAAACTGTAATATATGTTTGTCTTGGAAGCATTAGTAATCTAATGACTCCACAAATGGTGGAGCTTGGGCTAGGGTTAGAGGAATCAAATAGACCATTTATATGGGTTTTAAGAGGAGgtgaaaaatcaaaagaaatagAGAAATGGATATCAGAAAGTGGATTTGAAGagagaataaaagaaagaggaaTGGTGATCAAAGGTTGGGCACCACAAGTACTGATTCTGTCACACCCTGCAATTGGAGGTTTTTTGACACATTGTGGGTGGAATTCAACATTAGAGGGAATAAGTGCAGGGTTGCCTATGGTTACTTGGCCACTTTTTGCAGACCAATTTTGTAATGAGAAGGTTGTTGTTCAAGTGATTAAGATTGGTGTCAGTGTTGTTGGGGCTCAGAAATTGGGAGAAGAAGAGCAGCTTGAGGTGTTGGTGAAGAAGGAAGATATAGTAAAGGGTATTAATATGTTAATGgaaggaggagaagaaaaggaagggagaagaagaagagctaAACAACTTGGGGAAATGGCAAACAGGGCAACACAAGAAGGAGGCTCTTCTTATATTGATATACAACTCTTAATCCAAGACATCATGCATCAGATTCACCAACCAAACTGA
- the LOC136210573 gene encoding uncharacterized protein: MDSEVVLHNGGCHCRRVRWRVKAANSVTGWKCNCSDCSMRGNIHFIVPCEMFQLSGDSKQYLNTYTFGTHTAKHTFCKVCGITSFYIPRSNPDGVAVTLTCVDPGTLSHVEIKQYDGQNWETSYAHTNIASFSNKLLKEALDK, translated from the coding sequence ATGGATTCAGAAGTGGTATTGCACAATGGTGGATGTCATTGTAGGAGAGTAAGATGGAGAGTTAAAGCAGCAAATAGTGTTACAGGTTGGAAATGCAACTGCTCTGATTGTTCCATGAGAGGCAACATCCACTTCATTGTTCCTTGTGAAATGTTTCAACTTTCAGGAGATTCCAAACAGTACCTCAATACCTATACTTTTGGTACACATACAGCTAAGCATACCTTCTGTAAGGTTTGCGGCATAACTTCCTTCTATATACCACGATCAAATCCTGATGGAGTTGCAGTTACATTAACATGTGTGGATCCAGGAACACTCTCCCATGTTGAAATTAAGCAATATGATGGCCAAAATTGGGAAACCTCTTATGCTCACACAAATATTGCTTCATTTTCAAACAAACTGTTGAAGGAGGCACTTGATAAATAA